In Colletotrichum destructivum chromosome 8, complete sequence, the following proteins share a genomic window:
- a CDS encoding Putative aminoacyl-tRNA synthetase, class I, isoleucine-tRNA ligase, with amino-acid sequence MQQQAVGAIKTSLTTPKFKATVRSDAYKAIMSKSWASTLRLPKSTFPPRPLPQFQADYLRRSADDFYKWQSSNESRPGFTLHDGPPYANGGLHVGHALNKILKDMINRVKVQQGYRIRYRPGWDCHGLPIELKAVGTSGGKDMTAVEIRKAARQLASTTVLEQMDGFRSYGVMADWDSRWTTMDPDFEIRQLRLFQQMVRRGLIYRKSKPVYWSPSSRTALAEAELEYNENHVSTAAYVRYPIIGGPSLGGFSGQLYAIIWTTTPWTLPANRAIAIHDDLDYAVISVNGSAYLTAVSRLEAVKGLFTEEEPQVVVASIKGSELKGLKYRNRLQGAQSVAQPIIHADFVSADSGTGLVHVAPGHGFEDYEACAELGIDAFAPIDDEGNFTREAFPDAPERLTEASSILKGGSKAVLALIQDDVLNAAKYKHKYPYDWRTKQPVVMRSTAQWFADVGSIKDDAINALKEVKFVPPSGRTRLESFVVGRSEWCISRQRAWGVPIPALYDVNGDAVVTEESVDHIISVIQQRGIDAWFSDAPDEPAWFAPSLKGQYRRGTDTMDVWFDSGSSWTESRGQADVYLEGSDQHRGWFQSSLLSYVAAQRAESDEASQAQPKSPFKTLITHGFTLDQAGKKMSKSIGNTITPAQIMDGTLLPPIKVRGKDKKAGAGPTYEALGPDALRLWAASSEYTRDVAIGQSVLKSVHTILVKYRTIIKMLTGSMHESARTAPATALDHIALVQLKDVMEEVHRAFAAHEFYKAFNALNRWVANDLSAFYLEAMKDRLYCGDGGGVLEPIFLGFLRMLSPMTPLLVEEAWDHRPDYMKADSTILHPLYAPRDAPIHDRAPSAIGESSIRRDLPVLMSVSGAVKAALEKGRLAKVLGSSLQSSVVITTEDQAVAGVLGKYGNELEAMFVVSSVETNAEIPSESEWRYDEAFEVNGAKGTVSVLPPKEHKCSRCWRYIAPKEDALCARCEDAVSDL; translated from the exons atgcagcagcaggcag TTGGAGCTATCAAGACCTCACTCACCACCCCAAAATTCAAAGCTACCGTCCGCAGTGATGCTTACAAAGCGATCATGTCGAAGTCATGGGCATCGACACTGAGGTTACCTAAATCTACCTTTCC ACCGCGCCCGCTCCCGCAGTTCCAAGCCGACTACCTGCGCCGATCCGCCGACGACTTTTACAAATGGCAGTCCTCCAATGAGTCGAGGCCCGGTTTCACCCTGCATGACGGTCCCCCGTACGCCAATGGAGGCCTTCACGTCGGTCATGCCTTGAACAAGATCTTGAAGGACATGATCAACCGGGTCAAGGTCCAACAAG GCTACCGCATACGCTACAGGCCTGGTTGGGATTGCCATGGTCTCCCCATCGAGTTGAAGGCCGTCGGCACctccggcggcaaggacatGACCGCCGTCGAGATACGCAAGGCCGCTAGACAGCTCGCCTCTACTACGGTGCTGGAGCAGATGGACGGCTTCCGATCATACGGCGTCATGGCCGACTGGGATTCGCGATGGACGACTATGGACCCTGATTTCGAAATACGGCAGCTGCGCCTGTTTCAGCAGATGGTCCGTCGAGGCCTCATCTACCGCAAGAGCAAGCCCGTATACTGGTCACCGTCCTCGAGAACCGCCTTGgctgaggctgagctggAGTACAACGAGAACCATGTATCGACGGCCGCTTACGTGCGATATCCCATCATCGGCGGGCCGTCCTTGGGCGGGTTCTCGGGTCAGCTCTACGCCATCATTTGGACCACTACCCCCTGGACACTCCCGGCAAACAGGGCCATTGCGATCCACGACGATCTCGATTATGCAGTCATCTCTGTCAACGGAAGCGCCTATCTCACTGCAGTTAGCCGTCTCGAAGCTGTTAAGGGTCTCTTCACCGAGGAGGAACCCCAGGTCGTGGTGGCGTCGATCAAAGGCTCCGAACTAAAGGGCTTAAAGTACCGTAACAGACTGCAGGGCGCCCAATCCGTTGCCCAACCCATTATCCATGCAGACTTTGTATCGGCCGACTCTGGAACCGGCTTGGTTCATGTCGCTCCGGGCCATGGCTTTGAGGACTACGAGGCTTGTGCAgagctcggcatcgacgccttCGCGCCCATCGATGACGAGGGAAATTTCACACGTGAAGCCTTCCCCGATGCCCCCGAAAGGTTGACCGAGGCTTCTTCCATCCTCAAGGGTGGCAGCAAGGCTGTCCTCGCCCTGATCCAAGATGACGTCTTGAACGCCGCAAAGTACAAGCACAAGTACCCCTATGACTGGCGGACGAAGCAGCCCGTTGTCATGAGGTCCACGGCCCAGTGGttcgccgacgtcggcaGCATCAAGGACGATGCCATCAACGCGTTGAAGGAAGTCAAGTTTGTGCCGCCTTCGGGGCGCACCCGCCTCGAgagcttcgtcgtcggccgcagcGAGTGGTGCATCTCGCGTCAGCGGGCCTGGGGAGTGCCCATTCCTGCTCTGTACGATGTCAATGGAGATGCTGTGGTGACAGAGGAATCTGTCGACCACATCATCTCCGTCATCCAGCAgcgcggcatcgacgcctGGTTCTCCGATGCTCCTGATGAACCTGCCTGGTTCGCTCCGTCTCTCAAGGGGCAATACCGCCGGGGCACCGATACCATGGATGTCTGGTTTGACAGCGGAAGCAGCTGGACCGAAAGCCGCGGACAAGCCGACGTCTACCTCGAAGGATCTGACCAGCATCGCGGCTGGTTCCAGTCCAGTCTGCTGTCCTACGTCGCCGCCCAAAGAGCTGAGAGCGACGAGGCATCTCAGGCGCAGCCCAAATCCCCGTTCAAGACACTCATCACACACGGCTTCACCTTGGATCAGGCCGGCAAGAAGATGTCAAAGTCGATTGGCAACACCATCACGCCTGCCCAAATCATGGACGGCACCTTGCTGCCCCCGATCAAGGTCAGGGGCAAGGACAAGAAAGCCGGCGCGGGCCCGACATACGAAGCCTTGGGCCCGGACGCGCTCCGTCTGTGGGCCGCTAGCTCCGAGTACACCAGAGACGTCGCCATCGGCCAGTCGGTCTTGAAGTCTGTCCACACGATCTTGGTCAAGTACCGCACCATCATCAAGATGCTGACCGGCTCGATGCACGAGTCGGCCCGCACCGCTCCGGCTACGGCCCTGGACCACATCGCGCTCGTGCAGCTGAAGGACGTCATGGAGGAAGTCCACAGGGCGTTCGCGGCGCACGAGTTTTACAAGGCCTTCAACGCCCTGAATCGCTGGGTCGCCAACGACCTGTCGGCCTTTTACCTGGAGGCCATGAAGGACCGTCTCTACtgtggtgacggcggcggcgtcctggAGCCCATATTCCTGGGCTTCCTCCGGATGCTGTCGCCTATGACGCCCCTTCTGGTCGAGGAGGCATGGGACCATCGTCCCGACTACATGAAGGCGGACAGCACCATCCTCCACCCTCTCTACGCCCCGCGCGACGCGCCAATTCATGACCGCGCCCCGTCAGCTATCGGAGAGTCATCCATCCGCAGGGACCTCCCGGTGCTCATGTCCGtctccggcgccgtcaaAGCGGCGCTCGAGAAGGGCCGTCTGGCCAAGGTCCTCGGGTCGTCGCTCCAGTCCTCGGTAGTCATAACCACTGAGGACCAGGCGGTCGCCGGCGTGCTGGGCAAGTACGGCAACGAGCTGGAGGCCATGTTCGTCGTGTCGTCCGTCGAGACGAACGCGGAGATCCCCTCCGAGAGCGAGTGGCGCTACGATGAGGCGTTCGAGGTCAACGGCGCCAAGGGAACCGTGTCCGTGCTGCCGCCGAAGGAGCACAAGTGCTCTCGGTGCTGGCGGTACATCGCGCCCAAGGAGGACGCGCTGTGCGCTCGCTGCGAGGATGCCGTGTCGGACCTGTAA